The nucleotide sequence CAGCAGGAAATTCTCACTCCCTGGCTAGTCAACACAATGGTTCTCATTTGCGTCTCATTTAGATAAGCCCTACCCCCTACATTCATTCAGTGACATCTGGTATCTGTTAGCCTGCAGGGCAGAAAGTATTGTAGTGGTTTGAACAATGGTTATCAAAAGCAGTTGTCATGTAGTTAATGTTGATGTAGTGTTATTTTCCTTAAGGTCTTTTGTGGACTGATCAGAATTAGAAGGTACTTTATTGAAATGGAAATGCTTTTATTACAAAAAGCCCCTGAATATCATTAATTAATACACAGGATAAGATGTTACAATCCCTTGTGCCATAATCCAAGGTATAAACCACATCTACACATCTACAACCACATCTGTGTAACACTCTGTAAAGCGCCATGAGACATGTGTATTATTTTGGTGCTCTATAAGTGAAATTAAATTGCAATTGAAATTTAGAAGTGCAGTGTAGATggatcagtctgttgctgaatgAGCTCCTGTGGCTGATCAGCACATTTTGGAGAAGGTGTGAAGGAGAGTCCAATTATTTGGTGATATCACATCTACATCCTCTTCAGCATACTCTTCTGTTGACTCTTCTGTGCTGTGACCCTTGGCGCTGGGCATGTGATGTCTCTTGCCTCGTCAGCACAGAAAGGCCAGATTTTTTCATAAAGATAGGTCTGCCTGTCAATGTTCAGTCCAGGTGGGGCAAGGACAGGAAGACTGTCAACAGGGGGCAGAACCGCTGAATCGCGCAGTAGCTGGAATGCGACAGGTTCTGCATCACAGTGAGTTC is from Sparus aurata chromosome 16, fSpaAur1.1, whole genome shotgun sequence and encodes:
- the LOC115597624 gene encoding uncharacterized protein LOC115597624 isoform X2, with the translated sequence MKTRVNTLADIAEVVENSSPECHLNIPQLVGNADGRVLVETFDWQQHLSPKFRKLPEIKSYQHFSFDAKRPGVVLARTHCDAEPVAFQLLRDSAVLPPVDSLPVLAPPGLNIDRQTYLYEKIWPFCADEARDITCPAPRVTAQKSQQKSMLKRM